Within Lolium rigidum isolate FL_2022 chromosome 5, APGP_CSIRO_Lrig_0.1, whole genome shotgun sequence, the genomic segment CCTAAGAGCTATATCAAATGCTTCTGGAGTGAACCCTTTTCTCTTTATGAATATATCCTTAAGTTGATAGCCATCTAGTTCTATGTACTTCGGCAGAGCATGCACAATCCAGTTCCTGCATCAAAAAATGGGAAAGTTTGTCGAATTATGTATTTCGAAGTTCATTGATCTGTACACGAATTTATTTTAAGAAATGCATGCATCTGCGATAGTTGATGAATAGTCAGTACCTCCGAAGAGTAGATGAATTGTTATTTGCAAGCCAGTCATACAAGTCATTTGTAACATGTATTGGGACACGCTTCTTCCGCGCCCAGTCATCCACGGATTTGGAGCAAACCCTCTTTGCTTGCATTTAAGTTTGCTAAACATGCAATCCTTCAACTTGTTATCACTTGGGCACATTGCAATCCCTGAACCAGTCTCTATGATAGCAGTTATATCATCTTCAGATAGTATGAACGGTTCACATTTCCGGTGGTCGACCGAATTATGAATGTCCTTTTCTACCTTTATTCTTTTTGAACTTGTGTCTCTTTCTTCATGGAATAGCTTCTTTCCTAAAAGAGGAGTGAACATGCCACCTACATTGGGCGGTAGTCCTTTAGTATATTTGGTTAGTATATATACGTGCAATTTGCTGAAACTAGACTGTACGGAACAACAAAAAACAATTACGTACCTTTTTTTTTCTGTACCCCCATGTCATTACCGGCTAATCCTCCAACTGAACTTTGGCCTGGACATTACAATATGATAATCAGTAGTGCATACCATTAAGTGTAAGTATAACATATTATTGCCAACTTATAATCTATGAACTTAGGTAGTACCGTTCACTTCTAATGCTGCTGTAGTTAGATGAAACTTGGAGTGACGATGTTTCTTTCAAATGGCTTACACCTCCTGCCACATTCGTTGATGCGTGGGTGTGCAGTTTTTGGGACAGGCTGAGATTATCTTGGAATATATTTGCCATAAGTGCCTCCATGTGGACTTCAATTACTAACTTAATTCCTTCCTCATTCAAGTTAATGGGACCTCCTTCTAACAAAAGCTCTTTAGTCTTCCTAACATGATGTATCATACGCGCATTGTGCCACTTCAATGCATCAACCTGACCATAAGATAACTGTGAAAAGAATTAAAATTAGTTCCCAAGCTTTAGTCAAgttcccaaaaaaaaaattatatagtgTATGTCTGCACCCTACCTTTTGCTCAATCGATCCTCTCAAATATGCAGTCAAATAAGTTGACACTGCAGGTTGAAGTGTTCTGAAGTACGGGAGCTGTACATGTTGTGAAGACGTAGAACTTGGCGTTGCTGCAATTTCGTCGAAACGTAATGTCTTACTCGAATTTGTGTCCTACAATGCAGTTCAAATTACGTCGATGCAGTACATGTTTTAAATGAAAAGTAATCAATAATTTGGATTTCTTACATTTATAGCACTGGCACCTGAAGTATCCGTGTTGCAGTATGATATATTATTCTCCTGATCTGCATTTATCATCCTCTTAAGAATTACTACATCGAAGAGAGCAATCCTCGGTAACTTATCACGAGGTAGCGAGAATTTACATATATCCAAGCTGTCCAGGTATAGTACCTGATTCAGTGACAAGAAATGTTAAATTCTTATTTCAAAACAATAACTACCAGTGAATATATATGCAGATCCCCTCACCTGCAGCGCAAGTGTACATCCTGTAACATTCTTTATTGTGTGTTTCATTCTTAATTCATCTTGAACTCTTCTAGCTGATTCCATTATCTCATCGATAACAAGTGAACAAAAGTTGTGAAGATGCAAGCGTTCGAAATAGCGTCGGAGCAGTAACTAGTGCACAGTTAACGGAACTGTCGACGAAACAGCTTGTTCCGATTGATTCGCTAGGTAATTGTGATCCAAACTTCAATTCCCTTCAAGAGAACTAGATGTCATTAGTACGGAGCAAATTTGGTAAAGAAAGATGGAGAACCAACCTCCTGTTTAATTCTGTTTCTGGCTGTATGGAAGTCTCCATACTGAAGTTCACATTTCCTTCCCATATCACATCATCCACGTCAGCTCCAGTTCTTGCAAAATAAAGGAAAATATAGAGGAGCCTTACATATTTATGAATATTTGATAATATATGTTGAATCTCTATCTAAACTTGACCTGATGTGAAATGGCTGAGATTGGCAATTTACCTTGTTTCGATATCGCTAATGTTCTTTTCTATAAAGTTGTCTTCTCCACCTCGCAGCACCATTTCTTCGTTCAATTGGGAGCTCGGATCAACGCTAAAGGAATTGCAACAtatggcaaaaaaaaaatatctTAGCAATTCCTAGAATGATTCAGTATGGAATAACTATGTGTACACAACAGGTATAATCCAAACTTAAAACATGTATCGCAGCAATAAAATTGTTGAGCACATTAGGTTGCAACAAACTAGTGAACTGGCAGCAAGACTTACGTGAACTTGCTCATCTCGGCGTCCTTAGCAACCATATTGAGTAGAGCTGTGAAAGTAACAGCTCCGCCCACTGATTGGATTGAGTTCTGGCCGAAGTTGTTCATCCCCTCCCCAAGATCCATACTTCCTGAGGTTCAGCGAAAATACAGATTATGAGTGGTTACTGAACATACAGAGGTAAGGTGCAGCTGACGAGTCAAAAGGACATAATCACAATTCGTTTCCAAACAAATTAGCCCCCAAAAAATGAAATGCAAGCAAATGCCATGAAGATCTACTTACCTGTATCCCCAGTTATCGTAGCCGCCGCAATGGAGGACGGCAGCGCTCACTTCGGTCAAGAAGAGCAAGATCCGAATTTCTATCCTCTATTCTCAGATCTAGGTGACGAAGCAGAGGACACGCCGGGACTGCAATAACAGCGGCAGGCCCCACCAGCCCCGTACTATCCAGATACATGCGTACGCTCGCGCCGCCCAAGTTTCCTACACCTTAATACGAATAAAGAAATGCGAATATGGGGATGCTTGCCCGAATCTCAACGACAACACAAACGGGGGATTCGAGTCCGGTAGTTACCGGATCCGTTAGAAAAACCACTCAGCTCCAGAGCGCGGGGTCAGCTCCGCCGTCTCCGGTGTCCCAGCACGCGCTGCtgtgctccggcggcggcgggtccaGCAGCAGTCCCTCCGCGAGGTCCGCGTAGTACGTGCCCAGGTCCATTTCCCCGGACATGTCCAGCTCGAACATGTCGCTGCCCAGCGCGGCCGGCACCTCGATCATCCCATCGGCATAAGGCTGCAGAGTCGCTGACGAGCCGTCGGCAATTTCTGCGGACGCGCTGAAGGTGGCCTCCTCTGCTGGGACGGTGGCAGCACCACAGGCGGCCTCACGGCGCAGGAAGCCCGCGACGGCGGCGAGGGCCGCGCGCCGGACAGCCGCCAGGTCGGACAGCGCCTGCGGCACGCGGAGGAGCGACGCGGAGTCGGCGAAGTTGAGGCAGGCGGAGGCCGAGCGGCCGAGCAGCCCGAGCATGGCGGCGTCGTGCGCGCGCGCGGCAGACTCGGCGGTGAGGTAGGTCCCGAGCCAGAGCCGCTCGCCGCGCTGGCCGGGCACGCGCACCTCGCACACCCATCGGCCGGCGTTGCCGCGGCGCCGCACGCCGCGGTACACCGGGTGGCGCGTCTCCTTGAACTTGGTCCTCCCCGCGGGGCGCTTCGGCGGGGTCACCCACACCGCCGCCCCTTGCTCGTGCGAGGATGAGGACAAGGAAGGGGAACTCCATTGGTCGGAGCCGGTCATGTCCATGGCTTGATGAAGATGGTCGGCGCTTGGTGGCTTTAGCTTACGGTGGACTGTGGACTGTGAGGAGAGATTGGGGTTGAGCTGGAGTATTTGAGTGAGTGTAGTGTGTTTGTGTGCTCTTTTATAGTTTCGCGTGACGCGGTCTGGGCAAGCGGCCAGTGACAAGAAACGCGTGAGGGGTCTGCGAAATCTGCTGCAAAAATCCAAAAGGGACCTTCCAGTGCATAAGAGTGATGATTGGGCTCCACTTGATTGGGCCATGGAGGCCCAAAGAGACAGACCCTTTTCCCGCTTTATTTTGTTCTCTAGGAGAGGAAAGCCCCGTGGACATGAGGATAAAGACTACTAGCTCTGTAACAAACCCGTCCTGGTGATTTAGCCGTGTCTTAATAAAATATGAGTGTTATATGTTTAAAAAATCAAAATACAAATTTGTTTTTGTTTCAATGAAGAGAGTTTTGTAAATCTAATGTGACTTTTTGGCGATTGTTTTAATGTAGCAATAACTAGCAAGAATTACATGATTGGCGAAAAGCAATAATATATCTAGTTTCTTTTTTTTGGAAAGGAGGATAACCCAACCTCTACATTGATTGATGCATATAGCCATATATTATTAAAATATGTCAGAATTGCTAATTTATGGTTTCAAAAGAAGTACAAAAATATATAGCTGGTCTTGCTCAACTCTGGATTTTTGTATAATTCTGCGCAAATGTGGCTTGTGGGTTCCCTGGTAAACGAATCACGAAACAACGATTTTGGGTATCCACCATGCACCAACATGATGAGTTTGGCATTCAAAAGGGAAAACAAGACATTACAATGTATAACCAACCCTTAGTACACAAGAGATTCATATGGGGATCGGTTGGTTCTTATTAACTCGGTGTTAACAAGCCTTCCGATGTTTATGCTATCTTTCTTTGAAATGCCTAAAGGAGTGTGCAAGAGATTGGACTTCTGTAGATCAAGATTTTTCTAGGAAAGTGATGGCCACAAGCGAAATTATAGACTTATTCGCTGGAACTTAATTTGTAGACCCAAGGAGGAGGGCAGTCTTGGAGTGGAGGTATTAGAAATAAAAAAGTAAGTGTTTACTAAGTAAGTGGCTTTTTAAACTCTTAAATGATCAAGGTGTATGGAAAGAGCTGATACATAATTAATAAATATCTTCAATCCAAATCTTTGTCGCAAGCTAAGGCTAAGCCTATGAactctcctttttggaaaggtcTCATGAAGGTTAAAGAAGAGTTTTTTGACCGCAGATCTTTTACCATAGGCAATGGTGAAGCAACCCGTTTTTGGGAGGACACGTGGTTAGGCACCATGCCGCTTCACATCAGTATCCATCTTTGTACAACATAGCACAAAGGAAGAATGCGTCCGTAGCTAATGTGATGCCTCGTGTGCCTTTAAACATAGGTTTTAGGCAACTCTAACGGGTAGTAGAGAGGATAGATGGACCCACTTTTGTACCCGGATGATTGGTGTTACACTTTCAACACAACCGGACAAATTCTTTTGGAATTTAACTTCATCCGGGTTGTTCTCCGTAAAGTCTCTTTATCTTGACCATACAAAGTTTCTCCgcaaatatatttggaaaataaaagTGCCACTAAAgataaagattttcatgtggttcttataCCGAAAAGTTCTGCGCACTAAGGATAACCTTGCAAAGAGAAATTGGcaaagaaacaaaaaatttgttTTTGTACTCAAGATGAATCAATACAACATCTATTCATATCCTGCCCTTTTGCTAGAATAGTCTGGCGTATTGTGCATATGGCTTTTAATATCATACCGACCACTAATATCATAAATTTGTTTGGGAATTGGTTAGCGGGGGTCGCAAAAAAGGATAAGTCACAAATCCGAGTTGGAGTTTGTGCTCTGTTATGGGCTATATGGAATATCAAGAATGATTATATCTTTAACAGTGCAAAATCATCTTCTTTTTATGCTAGTTATTCCGTTGGACGCTCATTGGATTCGTATGTGATCTTTCCTACAACCAATGGACAAGCGAGAGGATTTGGCTACTGGGTACAGCCGCCTAGAGAGGATTGCACGGATATATACAGTCAGTGTAGCTGGCGTTTTGATCTTAGCCTTACATGTTAGTGCAGACTCACTTCATGTTATCTTTCTTTAGATGGTTGACACATGTATCGATCTTATGTGATCCGTGATGTAATAAGTTATAACAAATTTGTACGGTTTTAATAAAGCAATAAAAGCTGCAagcatcaatcgatgcagaggTTGGAGTGTcgtctccatttcgaaaaaaaaagagagCACAGAATATCTGATTTTCATTAACCTGATTAGATGTGagtttttgcatgtttcatggcaAAATGAATGTAGAAAAATGATAGGAGACATCTGGATCTTAAATCACAAAAAAATGTATTAAATACCCCCTAACATGTTAAACTCAATATATATATTGTGTAAC encodes:
- the LOC124655407 gene encoding uncharacterized protein LOC124655407: MESARRVQDELRMKHTIKNVTGCTLALQVLYLDSLDICKFSLPRDKLPRIALFDVVILKRMINADQENNISYCNTDTSGASAINDTNSSKTLRFDEIAATPSSTSSQHVQLPYFRTLQPAVSTYLTAYLRGSIEQKLSYGQVDALKWHNARMIHHVRKTKELLLEGGPINLNEEGIKLVIEVHMEALMANIFQDNLSLSQKLHTHASTNVAGGVSHLKETSSLQVSSNYSSIRSERPKFSWRISR
- the LOC124654343 gene encoding dehydration-responsive element-binding protein 1H-like, encoding MDMTGSDQWSSPSLSSSSHEQGAAVWVTPPKRPAGRTKFKETRHPVYRGVRRRGNAGRWVCEVRVPGQRGERLWLGTYLTAESAARAHDAAMLGLLGRSASACLNFADSASLLRVPQALSDLAAVRRAALAAVAGFLRREAACGAATVPAEEATFSASAEIADGSSATLQPYADGMIEVPAALGSDMFELDMSGEMDLGTYYADLAEGLLLDPPPPEHSSACWDTGDGGADPALWS